The Vicia villosa cultivar HV-30 ecotype Madison, WI linkage group LG1, Vvil1.0, whole genome shotgun sequence genome includes a region encoding these proteins:
- the LOC131636372 gene encoding GDSL esterase/lipase At5g62930-like, translated as MRENIVLFGDSITQQAFNNGWGSSLANDYSRKADVLVRGYSGYNTRWALFLLNHIFPLGSSKPPMATTIFFGANDAAIAGRTSERQHVPLPEFKLNLQKIVNHLKSSSPDMLIVLITPPPICEVGRREFAISLYGDNARKLSERTNEVTGQYAKTCVETAKEMGVAYVDLWSKMQETDGWQKKFLRDGLHLTVDGNQVVYQEVIKVFNDAGLSADNLPLDFPHHSKIDHKNPETAFQQNVCDASL; from the exons ATGAGAGAAAATATAGTATTGTTCGGAGATTCAATAACGCAGCAAGCGTTCAACAATGGATGGGGTTCTTCCCTCGCCAATGACTATTCTCGCAAG GCTGATGTACTTGTTCGTGGCTACAGCGGTTACAACACTAGATGGGCTTTGTTCTTACTCAATCACATCTTCCCACTG GGATCAAGTAAACCGCCTATGGCTACCACAATTTTCTTCGGTGCTAATGATGCGGCTATAGCCGGACGAACCAGTGAAAGACAACATGTTCCTCTTCCAGAATTCAAACTAAACCTCCAAAAAATTGTCAACCACTTGAAG TCAAGCTCACCAGATATGCTTATTGTGCTTATTACTCCACCTCCAATTTGTGAGGTAGGGCGTCGAGAATTTGCAAT ATCCTTATACGGTGATAATGCTAGAAAGTTGTCCGAAAGAACaaatgaagttactggtcaataTGCAAAAACATGTGTAGAGACAGCTAAGGAAATGGGTGTGGCGTATGTCGATTTATGGTCCaaaatgcaagaaacagatgGCTGGCAAAAGAAATTTTTAAG GGATGGGTTGCACCTGACAGTAGATGGAAATCAAGTAGTATATCAAGAAGTGATCAAGGTGTTCAATGATGCAGGACTTTCTGCTGATAATTTGCCACTTGATTTCCCTCATCACTCTAAAATTGATCACAAAAATCCTGAGACCGCTTTCCAGCAGAATGTTTGTGATGCCTCATTATAA
- the LOC131605313 gene encoding GDSL esterase/lipase At5g62930-like isoform X1 encodes MRENIVLFGDSITEQSFNNGWGSSLANHYSRKADVTVRGYSGYNTRWALFLLNHIFPLESRKPPVATTIFFGANDAALTGRTSERQHVPIPEYKQNLQKIINHLKSSSPAMLIVLITPPPVCEEGRRAFAISLYGDNASKLSERTNEVTGQYAKACVETAKEMGVPYIDLWSKMQETDGWKKKFLWDGLHLTVYGNQVVYQEVIKVFNEAGLSADKMPFDFPQHLKIDHKNPEIVFQQNVCDA; translated from the exons ATGAGAGAAAATATAGTGTTGTTTGGAGATTCAATAACCGAGCAATCGTTCAACAATGGATGGGGTTCTTCCCTCGCCAATCACTATTCTCGCA AGGCTGATGTAACTGTTCGTGGCTATAGCGGTTACAACACTAGATGGGCTTTGTTCTTACTCAATCATATCTTCCCACTG GAGTCACGTAAACCTCCGGTTGCTACCACCATTTTCTTCGGTGCTAACGATGCGGCTTTAACCGGAAGAACCAGTGAAAGACAACATGTACCTATTCCAGAATACAAGCAAAATCTTCAAAAGATTATCAACCACTTGAAG TCAAGCTCACCAGCTATGCTTATTGTGCTTATTACTCCACCTCCAGTTTGTGAAGAAGGCCGTCGAGCATTTGCAAT ATCCTTATATGGTGATAATGCTAGTAAATTGTCCGAAAGAACAAATGAAGTTACCGGTCAATATGCAAAAGCATGTGTTGAGACAGCCAAGGAAATGGGCGTGCCGTATATAGATTTATGGTCCAAAATGCAAGAAACGGATGGCTGGAAAAAGAAATTTTTATG GGATGGGTTGCACCTGACAGTATATGGAAATCAAGTAGTATATCAAGAAGTGATCAAGGTGTTCAATGAGGCGGGACTTTCTGCTGATAAAATGCCATTTGATTTTCCTCAGCACTTAAAAATTGATCACAAAAATCCCGAGATCGTTTTCCAGCAGAATGTTTGTGATGCCTAA
- the LOC131605313 gene encoding GDSL esterase/lipase At5g62930-like isoform X2, which translates to MRENIVLFGDSITEQSFNNGWGSSLANHYSRKADVTVRGYSGYNTRWALFLLNHIFPLVCCKPPVATTIFFGANDAALTGRTSERQHVPIPEYKQNLQKIINHLKSSSPAMLIVLITPPPVCEEGRRAFAISLYGDNASKLSERTNEVTGQYAKACVETAKEMGVPYIDLWSKMQETDGWKKKFLWDGLHLTVYGNQVVYQEVIKVFNEAGLSADKMPFDFPQHLKIDHKNPEIVFQQNVCDA; encoded by the exons ATGAGAGAAAATATAGTGTTGTTTGGAGATTCAATAACCGAGCAATCGTTCAACAATGGATGGGGTTCTTCCCTCGCCAATCACTATTCTCGCA AGGCTGATGTAACTGTTCGTGGCTATAGCGGTTACAACACTAGATGGGCTTTGTTCTTACTCAATCATATCTTCCCACTGGTATGTT GTAAACCTCCGGTTGCTACCACCATTTTCTTCGGTGCTAACGATGCGGCTTTAACCGGAAGAACCAGTGAAAGACAACATGTACCTATTCCAGAATACAAGCAAAATCTTCAAAAGATTATCAACCACTTGAAG TCAAGCTCACCAGCTATGCTTATTGTGCTTATTACTCCACCTCCAGTTTGTGAAGAAGGCCGTCGAGCATTTGCAAT ATCCTTATATGGTGATAATGCTAGTAAATTGTCCGAAAGAACAAATGAAGTTACCGGTCAATATGCAAAAGCATGTGTTGAGACAGCCAAGGAAATGGGCGTGCCGTATATAGATTTATGGTCCAAAATGCAAGAAACGGATGGCTGGAAAAAGAAATTTTTATG GGATGGGTTGCACCTGACAGTATATGGAAATCAAGTAGTATATCAAGAAGTGATCAAGGTGTTCAATGAGGCGGGACTTTCTGCTGATAAAATGCCATTTGATTTTCCTCAGCACTTAAAAATTGATCACAAAAATCCCGAGATCGTTTTCCAGCAGAATGTTTGTGATGCCTAA